One stretch of Pararhodobacter zhoushanensis DNA includes these proteins:
- a CDS encoding NAD(P)/FAD-dependent oxidoreductase: protein MTRSASTRGAEPMTQADHDIIVIGAGTAGLTAARVAAEARARVLVIERLSAGGQVSTIDRIVNFPGQDEIGGFELGPMLQEDAEDAGAALALAEVTGLTRDGEFWRVATSEGDHTADAVIIACGSTRKPLGVPGEEAYTGRGVSHCASCDGGFFRNQTVVVAGGGDSALDEALVLAPVVGRVLLVHRGTGFDATQGQAERITACDTIEVLWNTTVTAVLGDETGMTGVTLHNAAQGTEQTQSANGLFVYTGLQPNTAFLEGIADRDAAGRLMVTATLQTTAPALYAAGDLRVGSIGMLSEAVTDGQRAARSALDGLHQRKTAG, encoded by the coding sequence ATGACACGCTCAGCATCGACGCGTGGCGCTGAACCCATGACGCAGGCGGATCACGATATCATCGTCATCGGTGCCGGAACCGCCGGACTTACAGCGGCGCGCGTCGCCGCCGAGGCGCGCGCGCGCGTGCTGGTGATCGAGCGGTTGAGCGCAGGCGGACAGGTGTCCACCATCGACCGCATCGTGAATTTCCCCGGTCAGGATGAGATCGGCGGGTTCGAACTGGGCCCGATGCTGCAAGAAGACGCCGAAGACGCCGGCGCAGCCCTCGCGCTGGCCGAGGTCACCGGGCTGACCCGTGACGGCGAATTCTGGCGCGTGGCGACCAGCGAGGGCGATCATACCGCAGATGCGGTGATCATCGCCTGCGGTTCGACCCGCAAACCCTTGGGCGTACCGGGTGAGGAGGCTTACACCGGGCGCGGCGTGTCGCATTGCGCGTCTTGCGATGGCGGGTTCTTTCGCAACCAGACCGTGGTCGTCGCCGGGGGCGGAGATTCCGCGCTCGATGAAGCGCTGGTGCTGGCCCCGGTGGTCGGTCGGGTCTTGCTGGTCCATCGCGGCACCGGCTTTGACGCCACTCAAGGCCAGGCCGAACGGATCACCGCCTGTGACACGATCGAGGTGCTCTGGAACACCACCGTCACGGCGGTGTTGGGCGACGAGACCGGGATGACCGGCGTCACCCTGCACAACGCCGCCCAAGGCACCGAACAGACGCAAAGCGCCAACGGGCTCTTTGTCTACACCGGACTACAACCCAATACGGCGTTTCTGGAGGGGATCGCCGACCGGGATGCAGCCGGGCGGCTGATGGTTACAGCGACACTGCAGACGACAGCACCCGCGCTCTATGCTGCGGGCGATCTGCGGGTTGGCAGCATCGGCATGCTAAGCGAGGCCGTCACCGACGGCCAGCGCGCAGCCCGTTCGGCACTGGACGGGCTGCACCAGAGGAAAACGGCGGGGTAG
- a CDS encoding ABC transporter substrate-binding protein — translation MKTLKALVITTMILPASLAQATEMTETESTLYAAAQSENGVTWYTSQLTTEQAEEVCARFSTRFEGIACYPVRANGSSTLQRVVQEIQAGAVQGDIVSTNSVSDFEEFKALSGLAQYMPDNLSGMQPSLAALNDSDGYYFVSGVSPFGFVYNTDLVGADEVPHSWNDLTDPRWRDQIAIAHPGFSGSAGQWAIAMDRLYGRAFFEGLAANEPQIGRSIADGYTMVTTGERSLTVTSLALGRDAMRDGKPVDLVVPDEGMFLPPSAAGVLAGSPNPNSARLFAEFLASTEFSEWLASMGRNPLRTDVATPEGTPDLNQVSVLTVSVAESLANQQDVAEMFRDIFGI, via the coding sequence ATGAAGACTCTCAAGGCTCTGGTGATCACCACCATGATCCTGCCCGCGTCGCTGGCGCAGGCTACGGAAATGACAGAGACGGAAAGCACGCTCTATGCGGCGGCGCAGTCCGAGAATGGCGTGACCTGGTACACGTCGCAGCTGACCACCGAGCAGGCCGAAGAGGTTTGCGCGCGGTTCTCGACCCGGTTCGAGGGCATCGCCTGCTATCCGGTCCGCGCCAATGGCAGCAGCACGCTGCAGCGCGTGGTGCAGGAAATTCAGGCGGGCGCGGTGCAGGGCGACATCGTCAGCACCAACAGCGTCTCCGACTTTGAAGAGTTCAAGGCCTTGAGCGGGCTTGCGCAATACATGCCCGACAACCTGTCAGGCATGCAGCCGTCGCTGGCCGCACTCAACGACTCGGACGGCTATTATTTCGTCTCTGGGGTGTCGCCTTTCGGCTTTGTCTATAACACCGATCTGGTTGGCGCCGACGAAGTGCCGCACAGCTGGAACGACCTTACAGACCCGCGCTGGAGGGACCAGATTGCCATTGCGCACCCCGGTTTCTCGGGCAGCGCCGGGCAATGGGCGATTGCGATGGACCGCCTGTATGGGCGCGCGTTCTTCGAGGGGCTGGCAGCGAACGAGCCGCAGATCGGCCGCTCGATTGCCGATGGCTACACGATGGTCACCACCGGCGAGCGTTCGCTCACCGTGACCTCGCTGGCGCTGGGGCGTGATGCGATGCGCGACGGTAAGCCCGTCGATCTGGTCGTGCCGGACGAAGGCATGTTCCTGCCGCCAAGCGCCGCCGGGGTGCTGGCCGGATCGCCCAACCCCAACAGCGCGCGCCTGTTCGCCGAGTTCCTTGCCTCGACCGAGTTCTCGGAATGGCTGGCGTCCATGGGCCGCAACCCGCTGCGCACCGATGTGGCCACGCCTGAGGGCACACCAGACCTTAATCAGGTCAGCGTGCTGACCGTGTCGGTGGCTGAATCGCTGGCCAACCAGCAAGACGTCGCCGAAATGTTCCGCGACATCTTCGGCATCTGA
- a CDS encoding ABC transporter permease, translated as MTTDPQTVTHQRSFSNRLSVLQPVRLVWLGLALALALLVVAPIAMLVIKSFTAAGSGGFTFDNYVAAYGRARHVQALWNTLIMGLCTTVLAVLLAVPTAWACTRTNMPGRTLVRIALFGAFLMPPYLTGVGWILLAGPNAGFINQAWTALTGLGDPLVNIFSFGGLVLVMGVSTFFTIFILVSAAFELLSSEMEDAANILGAGPFTTAFKITLPMAMPTILGSALLTFLVSIALYGVPALISIPARYPVVVIQLAEFFSFPIRIEVAAAYSIPLLGITIGLLLLQRRVLGRKGYTAVGGKGGERRIIDLGRWKWAVFAYAMLVVLLSVAMPLLVLLMAAFSHSWVDGFSIDNFTLEHFHYVLFEHSSSQKALLTSVGTGAAAATLAISLALSISYIVQRRLLPYGGVLAFLCMSPFVIPGIVLAIGFYAVYALPPVGLYGTYIILVLAFTTRFLPIAYTTSTNGVRAINPEMEEAVRILGGGQFTAIRKVVAPLLKRTLASGWILMFVPAAQELSTAVFLVGPHTRVVSVVLLDMSEEGTFERLAALGSVLLLIIAAIVLIGVKLLGRDFMLRRT; from the coding sequence ATGACGACCGATCCCCAAACCGTGACACACCAGCGGTCCTTCAGTAACCGGCTTTCGGTGCTGCAACCCGTCCGGCTGGTCTGGCTGGGCCTTGCACTGGCGCTGGCGCTGCTGGTTGTGGCCCCTATCGCCATGCTGGTGATCAAAAGCTTTACCGCAGCGGGCAGCGGCGGCTTTACCTTCGACAATTACGTTGCCGCATACGGGCGCGCGCGCCATGTGCAGGCGCTGTGGAACACGCTGATCATGGGGCTGTGCACCACGGTGCTGGCCGTTTTGCTGGCGGTGCCGACTGCCTGGGCCTGCACGCGTACCAATATGCCCGGACGCACCCTTGTGCGGATCGCGCTGTTCGGCGCGTTCCTGATGCCGCCCTATCTGACCGGGGTGGGCTGGATCCTGCTCGCCGGGCCGAATGCCGGGTTCATCAATCAGGCCTGGACCGCGCTGACCGGGCTGGGTGACCCCTTGGTCAATATCTTTTCGTTCGGCGGTCTGGTGCTGGTAATGGGCGTCAGCACGTTCTTTACCATCTTCATTCTGGTCAGCGCCGCGTTCGAGCTGCTGTCCTCGGAGATGGAGGACGCCGCCAATATCCTGGGTGCCGGTCCCTTCACCACCGCCTTCAAGATCACCCTGCCGATGGCGATGCCGACGATCCTGGGCAGCGCGCTGCTGACCTTTCTGGTGTCAATTGCGCTTTACGGCGTGCCCGCGCTGATCTCGATCCCGGCGCGGTATCCGGTGGTGGTGATCCAGCTGGCCGAGTTCTTTTCCTTCCCCATCCGCATCGAGGTCGCTGCCGCCTATTCCATCCCGTTGCTGGGCATCACCATCGGCCTGTTGCTGCTGCAGCGCCGCGTGCTGGGCCGCAAGGGATACACCGCCGTTGGCGGCAAGGGCGGTGAGCGCCGGATCATTGATCTGGGCCGCTGGAAATGGGCGGTCTTTGCCTATGCGATGCTGGTCGTGCTCCTGTCCGTGGCGATGCCGCTTCTGGTGCTGCTGATGGCCGCGTTCAGTCATTCCTGGGTGGACGGGTTCAGCATCGACAATTTCACGCTGGAGCATTTCCACTATGTCCTGTTCGAGCATTCCAGTTCGCAAAAGGCGCTCTTGACCAGCGTTGGCACAGGCGCTGCTGCGGCCACGCTGGCGATCTCGCTGGCCCTGTCGATCTCGTATATCGTGCAGCGTAGATTGCTGCCTTACGGCGGTGTGCTTGCCTTCTTGTGCATGTCGCCCTTCGTCATTCCGGGCATCGTGCTGGCGATCGGGTTCTATGCCGTCTATGCGCTGCCGCCGGTGGGGCTGTATGGCACCTACATCATTCTGGTGCTGGCCTTCACGACGCGCTTTCTGCCCATCGCCTATACCACCAGCACCAATGGTGTGCGTGCCATCAACCCTGAAATGGAAGAGGCCGTGCGCATCCTTGGCGGCGGGCAGTTCACGGCGATCCGCAAGGTCGTAGCCCCCCTGCTCAAGCGTACGCTGGCTTCGGGCTGGATCCTGATGTTCGTGCCCGCCGCGCAAGAGCTGTCCACCGCCGTGTTCCTCGTCGGTCCGCATACCCGCGTCGTATCCGTGGTGCTGCTGGATATGAGCGAGGAAGGCACTTTCGAACGTCTTGCGGCGCTTGGCAGCGTGTTGCTGCTGATCATTGCCGCCATTGTGCTGATCGGCGTCAAGCTGCTCGGACGTGATTTCATGCTGAGGAGAACCTGA